The Physeter macrocephalus isolate SW-GA unplaced genomic scaffold, ASM283717v5 random_72, whole genome shotgun sequence nucleotide sequence agcccctcagcatcatttattgaccacatactgtgtgccaggcccagggctgTGCACAGGTATTAAGGAGATGAAAAAGTAGGTTGGTCCAGGCAGCAGGTGGATTCATAATGAATTTAGCCTGATGGAGTGAGTTTCCTGTAGGGATTttaaatggatgttgaaatttgGCCCCAGGGGAGGTCATTGCTCTGagggaacagcatggaggtttcaGATTGCTCCCCGCTTTGCAGATTATGAGTATCTCCCGGGGTTTAGGCTAGCCTGCATCAGGTTTGCTCCTGGGGGTTGGCGAGAGCCCAGCAGgcaaggtggggggcagggcccagAAAGGGGCCATCGGGAGCCATGGGTGGTGggtgaggaggggaaaggagcagTCAGATCCCATTGCTGGGAAGGACCTCCTGCCCTCAGTCACGACCCAAGTAGCATCAGCCCTTACTGTGCCCTCACTTCTACCCATGCTCTTAGGTGCCCCCGAGCCCCCTCGTCAGCTCCAACGGCCCCGGCGATGAGAAGCTATTCCGCAGCCAGAGCGCGGACGCTCCCGGCCCCGCTGAGCGCGAGCGGCTCAGAAAGATGCTGTCCGAGGGGTGAGGGGGGTAGGGCGGGGCACAGGGGCGTGGCAGAACGAAGggtgggggaagaagagagaggaagttcTCAGAAACTGTAGGGACTTGTTCAAGCGGCGGGATCTGACACTGGACCCAAGGCCTGTGGTAGGAGAGGAGACATCCAGATTGTGCCCCTTCCAGAGCCGACCCCGCTCCTGCCTCATCCATTCCTCGGGGCTAACCCTGGCCTGTCCACATCTCCCCCGGCTAATTCTAAACCCACGGGTGCCTCCCCACCCACTTTGTTCTGTCCACATCCCGTGGGCTGATCCTGCTTGGCCTTCCGACTGTGTCTCACTGAACTGACACCAAAGCGCCTACTTTGACCCCACCCCCGGCAAGACTCCTCCTCCCCGGGACGTCCCCACCCCCTAGTCCCGAGGTATCTTGACCCCGCCCATaaccccgcccccagcccagcacCTCCCTCGCCCTGCCTCAGGCCCAGTGAGGCCCCGCCCTGCCCTCTGCCGACTCCAGCGTCCCCGCAGCTCGGTGGGCGAGGTGCAGTGGGAGGCCGAGTTCTTCGCGCTGCAGGACAGTAACAACAAGTTGGCTGGCGCCCTGCGAGAGGCCAACGCCGCCGCCGCCCAGTGGAGGCAGCAGCTGGAGGCCCAGCGCGCAGAGGCCGAGAGGCTGCGACAGCGGGTGaggaagcccctccctcccagagacCCCAAGTGGCCCGGACCACTGTGAAGCCCCTGCCTCCTATCTGTACTGGGTTCCCTGGCTGGCTGTGTGATCTCGGCAAATCACTtccctgagccttagtttcttgtTCTGTAGTATGGGTCTGAAATAACGTCAGCCTCAGAGGGTTGTCAGACCCTAAAGACCTACCTGCCAGAGGCGGGGTGGTAGCCCCAACCAGAAGGGGTTAGTGCCCAGTCATGGGCTTGGCTGGTCAGGCATATTCCCCAGGGATCAGGAGAGTACAGGCTGGGGCGTCAGGGGCTGACCTTCCTGTCTGCACAGGTGGCTGAGCTGGAGGCCCAGGCTGCCACCACCGAGCCACCCACAGTCAGTGAGAAGGAGGGACCGGGCCAGTCGCTGGAGCAGCTGGAGGCACTAGTGCAAACTAAGGACCAGGTGTGTGAGCCTGTCTGTAAGCGTTTGTGTTTCCTCGGGCCCTGCCTTCCCTGATCTCCCATGGGGGGGCCAGGACTCTCAGAACAGATTCTGGGAACTTCTCCATTAGGAGATCCAGACGCTGAAGAGCCAGACTGGTGGTCCCCGTGAGGCCCCAGACAGCGCCGAGCGTGAGGAGACGCAGCAGAAGGTGCAGGTGTGTGCGGTTGCTGTGAGGCAGGGTGGGGGTGACCACCCATGGCAGCCAGCCTCTGATATAGGACAGACCTGGCATCTTCCCTACCTAGTGGGCTCTGGGCAGCTATGTgcctccctgagcttcagtttcttcacctataaatgGAGTCAGGAAGACATCTAAGGTTGTGAAGGATTTGGATGACCAGGTGCATGGAAGGACTGAATCACAGTGGGTGGTTTATAAAACATGGTTATTAGTACAATGTTTCATCtccttccattcattcaacaagcagtTTCTGAGTCTCTGTTGAATCTTCATTCTTGACCCCATCAAATCCTCACACATTCCCAGCCTGAGGTCAGGAGCTTGCATTTGTACCCAGGGGTGCTGGCCTGGCCCTCACTGAAGACTTTATCTGAGAAACGTTCAAGCATGTCCTGTGAGTCCAGCAGGAGGGAGAAGTTAAAGGAGCTGGTGCCCCCGAAGAGAGAGAGGTTGGGGGAATGCTCCCTGTTGTTTCCTGGGCAGAGTGCACAGCATatgtaaaggccctgaggtggggagaAAGTATGTTCAAGGAACCACAAGGAAGCCAGCAAGCGTGGGCTGGAATGAGCGAGGAGGGGTATGGATTTCATTCCCAGCATGATGGGTGACGAGGGTCTTGAGCAGAAGAGGAATGTGGTCATTTCAATGATGTTCCAATCAGGGGACCAGGGAGCGTGTTGGGTAGAGGTGGCAGGGAGGAGGCCAGGAGACAGAGAGGGCTTGGCCCAGAGTGGAGGCTGTGGGGATAGCATTCAGATGCTGGGCCCTTGAGACTTGCTGGGGCCCCCAACCCTGCTTGCCCTCTCCCTGCAGGAACTGGAGACCCGAAACGCGGAGCTGGAGCACCAGCTGCGGGCAACGGAGCGCAGCCTGGAGGAGGCACGGGTAGAGCGGGAGCGGGCACGGGCCGAGGTGGGCCGGGCCGCGCAGCTGCTGGACGTCAGGCTGTTTGAGCTGAGCGAGCTGCGGGAGGGCCTGGCCCGCCTGGCCGAGGGCACGCCCTGAGTCCGGCCTCTGGGTCTACGTGGGAGCAGGGGCCTGCGGGAGCTAGTTTTACATGAACGATTCCCGCCTGGGGCACGGGCCAGGCCGCAGGCGGCACGGTGGGCCATTCCCCCTGGCAGGGACTGGGGCCCGACTCAGCCTGGGGAGGCCCTGTCCACAGTACTCCAGCCGGCCCTGGCTGTTCACAGCTCATGGGCTGTTTTTGAGCTCTTCATCGTGTAGAATTTCTAGACTCCCCAGGGCACGTGCTGGTGCCCAAATTACATTTCTAAGCGTGGCTGTGTGTGTGGCGTGTGAGCACCTAGGTACCTAGTCGCCGTCACTGGACCCTCTGCCCTCAGTCCGTGTGGGGTTTGGTAAgccagagatgggagggaggctcaggaaGCCTCAGGGCCATGCCCAGGCCACATGGCTCTGCTGCCCCGTCTTCCTGGGCTCTGCCCATGTTGTCTGGACCAGTTTGGACTAAGGTGGACCCTGGCTAAGGACTCCCCCCACAAAACCCCCCACATTTGGGGTTTTTCGCTCTGGCCACAAACCCCGAATGCAAGCaggtgggcaggaggggaaggTCCTACCTAGCACATGGCTGTGTTCACCGGGCATGGGAGGGATCTCACCAAAACATCTGCGTTTGCAGAGCAGAGTGGTTGCtatgcccattttccagatgaagaaaccaaggcccaTATAAGGGGCTTCACCAACCCAAGGTCACTCGGCTGGAATGGTCAGCACTGCAGTTCAAAGCTTTGGGCCTGGCCCGACAGGAAAGGagacctggggggtggggggtggtaagCGGTGTTCTGGGAGACTTGAGAAGT carries:
- the HOMER3 gene encoding homer protein homolog 3, encoding MSTAREQPIFSTRAHVFQIDPATKRNWIPAGKHALTVSYFYDATRNVYRIISLGGAKAIINSTVTPNMTFTKTSQKFGQWADSRANTVYGLGFASEQHLTQFAEKFQEVKEAARLAREKSQDGGELTSPALGLTAHQVPPSPLVSSNGPGDEKLFRSQSADAPGPAERERLRKMLSEGSVGEVQWEAEFFALQDSNNKLAGALREANAAAAQWRQQLEAQRAEAERLRQRVAELEAQAATTEPPTVSEKEGPGQSLEQLEALVQTKDQEIQTLKSQTGGPREAPDSAEREETQQKVQELETRNAELEHQLRATERSLEEARVERERARAEVGRAAQLLDVRLFELSELREGLARLAEGTP